Genomic window (Lycium barbarum isolate Lr01 chromosome 2, ASM1917538v2, whole genome shotgun sequence):
CAATCTTAATAGTAGCTGGTCTCTGTTGCTTCTTCTATTTGCTCGGGGCATGGCAAAGAAGTGGCATTGGGAAGGGAGATAATATAGCTCTGGCAGTCACCAAGAGTGGTCAGAACTGCAATATCCTACCAAATCTCAATTTCGAGACTAGTCATGGTGGCCAAGCAGGTAGTATTGATGATTCACAAACAGAAATAAAAGAATTTAAGCCATGTCATCCTCGTTACACTGATCATACACCATGTCAAGATCAAAAACTTGCTATGAAATTCCCAAGGGAAAATATGATTTATCGAGAAAGGCATTGTCCGCCTCCAGAAAAGAAGTTGCGTTGCCTTATTCCGGCACCTAAAGGGTATGTTACCCCATTCCCATGGCCAAAAAGTCGGGATTATGTTCCATATGCCAACGCTCCGTATAAGAGCTTGACGGTCGAGAAGGCCATTCAAAACTGGATTCAGTATGAAGGTAATGTGTTTAGGTTTCCTGGAGGAGGGACACAGTTTCCTCAAGGAGCAGATAAGTATATTGATCAGCTTGCTTCAGTAATCCCAATTCAAAATGGAACTGTTCGGACTGCTCTGGACACTGGTTGCGGGGTAGGTTTTCTACTGTGAAAACCTCTCTTATAGCAAAAAGATATCAGGTTGTAagataattacatttttggaccgctcaaaaaagtaatagccagcaaatgtatagtttttgaatatgaagtataaatatacatattgtatacgtaaatatacatataatatacatacaatcattgtatatgttatgtatattttGGCTACTGCCCGTAATTAATTTCGGACGACGGGCCAAAAATGGAAAAGCCCAAAGATATCTGTGTCTCAGTTCCTACTTGGAGAATATTTCTTGTAACTCTGTTGGCTGTTTTGACTAAGAATGCTTTATGATACCAGGTTGCAAGTTGGGGTGCTTATCTTTGGAAAAGGAATGTCATTGCAATGTCATTTGCTCCAAGAGACTCACATGAAGCTCAGGTTCAGTTTGCTCTTGAGAGGGGTGTACCTGCTGTTATTGGCGTACTAGGAACAGTCAAAATGCCATATCCATCTAAGGCCTTTGATATGGCTCATTGTTCTCGTTGTCTAATCCCATGGGGAGCTGCTGGTATGAATGTGGTTTGGTAGTAAGAATAACTTCTTGATAACGAATTGTTTTCTGAAAAAGTGTAACCTTTTAAAATTTTGGAAGACATCTGGTTTTACTCTTCTCCTTTTACTTGTTTTTTCTTTATGGTCTGTTGAAATCTTAACATTTTCGGTAGCAGTTCATTTGTTGCATATCTTAGgagccgtttggccatgaaaactattcacttttttccggaataacTTTTCACCTTATTTCAAAATCAGTGTTTGGTTATAAATTTCCAAATCCAACTTGGAGTTGGATTCCAAAGTTGGAGAAGTGCTCCAAACCTGTTTTCCAACTCCAACTTCAGAAATTCCAGATAAAGTGCTCTCTTGTCTCCTTTGCAAAACACAaatccatcttcaactccaacttcataagttccaaataaagtgaaaaaatatttggaatctTGGCCAAAGGCATACTTATCTTTCTTGATGCAGATGGAATCCTCATGATGGAAGTTGATAGAGTTCTTCGACCTGGTGGCTACTGGGTGCTTTCTGGTCCTCCGATCAATTGGAAGACTAATTACAAGGCCTGGCAGCGTCCCAAGAAGGAACTTCAGGAAGAACAAAGAAAGATTGAAGAGATTGCTAAACGTCTTTGCTGGGAGAAAAAATCCCAGAAGGGAGAAACTGCTATATGGCAGAAAAGTATGGATGCTGACTCATGCCGTTCTGGAAAAGAAGATTCTGAAGCTGCACTCTGTAAATCTGCAGATCCAGATGACGTCTGGTACATCATCATTCTAATTACTTGAGTTTTATTGTTAGAAGTTCTCTCGTACTGCAACAAAAAGCTAAAGAGAATGTGCTTTTTGCTTCCCAGTGGAAAATTCATGCTACTTTAAATCAAGTTTTCTCTTCTGGTGTCTTCAAAATATCGATTAtatattctcaaaaaaaaaaaaaaattaagataaaaaaaaattctcaaaaaTATCGATTATATCATCAATGCTAAAACTATATAAGTACTTTTTGGAATGATGTAAACTATTTTACTAAGACGAATTGTGGTTCAAGAAGGTCTCAGTACACGGAAAGATATAGAAGTCTCTACAATTAACAGTTTTGTGATAATCTGAAATGGTGGATATTTTACCTTGTGCGCTTACAACATTAACCCTATTAGGCTAGCCCCTTCAACCATAGTGAATAGAGCCCGTCTGGATTAGCTGATTAAAAGTGGCTGATAAGCATCAAGTGGTGAAACGTGCTTGGATAAAAGTGCTGAAATTAAAAATATGCAGTTAATGTGTTTGGTAAAAAGATGCCAATAAgaattttttctattaaaatgaCCGAAATGTCCTCAACACTGTTTCcagaaaaataaatttataaGTATTGTTACATAAAAAGGACGAATGGCGGGAATATGATAGAGAAATAACTTAGAATTATGTTTTAGGAAGAATATTTTGGAGATTCCAAAAGATATTAGGGATACAATCGTAAAGTCTCTGGTCAACTATAAGTGCTTATAAGTTGTAAAACCATAAGTTGGGAATGACTAACTTGTGGCTTATTGCTAATTTGAACTTCTAAGCGTTTTTGGTGTTTACCAAATGAGTATATAAGTTAAAAGTGCTTATCAGCTAGTTTGACCACCTTAGCCGAACACCCTCTAAAAGGATAAACTCTTTCGTTGCATCTAATGATGCATACATTGCACCGCAAGCTCAATATTGAAATCAAGTTTCATGGATTCAGTTATTTTGTTTCTGTTGATCAGGTACAACAAAATGGAAGCATGCGTAACACCAAGCAAAGGCAATGGTGATGACAAGGGTCTAAAGCCATTCCCTGAGAGACTTTTTGCTATTCCCCCAAGAATTGCTAACGGACTAGTTTCTGGAGTCTCCGTTGAGGCATATCTGGAAGACAACAAAAACTGGAAGAAGCATGTAAGTGCTTATAAGAAAATTAACAAACTCATCGACACAGGAAGGTACCGTAATATCATGGACATGAATTCTGGGCTTGGAGGTTTTGCTGCAGCTCTTCAATCTCCCAAGTTGTGGGTTATGAATGTTATGCCTACGATAGCCGAGAAAAATACCTTGGGAGTCGTGTATGAACGAGGGCTTATCGGAATTTATCATGACTGGTTAGGCTTCCTCTCTCTATATGCTCAATTATTTAGTTATCTGATATAAATTGTGGTTTTGGTAACTGATCAAGGACAACAGTTTTTCGTTTACAGAAAGTTGCTGTGCTGTTGCCacttgatttttgttgttgtgatTATTAATCTTGTATTCTCTAGTCTTTTGGTTGTAAATGCAAAGGACCATCAAAGGAATCCTTTGTTTTATATCAATGGCTTTCAGAAAAATGAATGAATTGTAATATGAAAGTAATAGGCTCTTTGGCCAAGCTTCTGGGCAGCCAAAAGCCCTTATATTAGAGAGTTGatgtgtttggccaagcttttaggagaaaaataagtgtttttgactAGTAGCAAAAGTTGTTTTTCTGAAGCTTAAAAAAGTAGTTTTTCCCCACACTTTTAAAACTTGGCCAAGCACAAGCTCTGCTCTAATATTggcaaaagtgtttttcaaatttattagccaaacacaaactgttatttttcaaaagtactttttcgaAAAGCAATGCTGGCAAAAAGCATTACTCAAAATAAGCAAATTttggaagcttggccaaacaggctataaaatACCTTGATTTAATGTTACTTTCCTTTCTATGTTAGTTTGCACTTAATACTTCTGGTTTAAGTATAGTAGTTAACATAACCTTAAGAGGATATACTAAAGTCACAATCTTTTGAGTGAAGAACCAAATATAAGAGGCCGTAAATATCTGAGGGTTTTAAAGTTTAATTACACATATGCACACAACACACCTACATACAACAATATAAGTTGCTGCATTTTTACCGAATCTTTTCTGCGCTGTGGAATGGAGAAATGAATATCAATCCTATGCCGGCTACGTTTTGAACAAATTGTTTTTGTCTAACTTTGTCCCTTCATGAGGAGTTCCAACTGTTGATTTACTTTATTCAGTGATTCTCTCTTCCACATCCCCTGCTGAAAGCTACCTCTCTAATTTTGTTATCTTGTGTTTCAGGTGTGAAGCATTCTCTACGTACCCAAGGACGTATGATCTCATTCATGCTAATGGTCTTTTCAGTTTATACAAGGACAAGTAAGTGttccctcttcttcttttttttttttttctgtttttagTACTTAAGCGTTTCAGTTTGTTTGCCCTTGAGATCAAGAGCCTTAGATAGTATCGTGGCTCTTAAAAATGGGGCTGGATGCCAACCTCTTTCACAAAGGTTGTATTGTAGGCTGATTTACGCAAATGTCGCTTTCTTTGGCCCCCATTTAGATTTTGTGCCTATTTTTTTGAGTTGTGCAAATATAGGCCTTTAAGAAATTACCCTTCCGGAAATGTTAGACTCGGATCTAATGTTTGCTCATATATTTCTCAAACTTACAGACTAAACATTAGACTGTTGCTTAACATTTGCAATAACTACAAAATTTTAGACCGCGGTCTAACGTTTTCTCATAAGATTTTCAGTCTGTTCAAAAGAGATCCTTAGATCATGGTCAAAAAGGTGCATAAGTTGCAAGAGAAATAAAAAGAGGGCCATTTACTAAATAGTTGTTCCAAAAAGGACAACTGGTGAAAATTTTTGTGTATCGTAAGTCCTGCCTAATTGGCTCAATGGTGACTTGAATTGCACATCACAAATATTTGCTGTTTCCTCCTTCAGCACTGAAAAATAAAAAGATCTGACATGACTGGAAATAAAGGAATAAGTCAGTGGTATATTTTTATGGCACTATTTCAAATATCCATTTTAGGACTTCCTAAAATGATTCCATTTCTATGCAACCTTTACAACTACCAAAAATTCTAAAGAATCAAACTATTCAATTGTCAAGCTTCAATATGATGGCTTCCTTATCAAACTAACTTTTCAACTATTATTTTAATATATGTTACCTTCAATATAaccaatataatatatataactcAAATTAACTTCCTAAACTCGGCCAAAAGTAAATACCATCTTATAAATTGAGCAGAAAGAGTACAGGTAATTGCTTCCTTTGAATCCCATTCTGAAGCTGAGCTTTATGCAACTAGCAAAAATACTATataatgcataaaattgatgtctTTTATTAGACCAACTCGCATTTTCCGTCGGCACACTATGTTCGTAATTGTCAAGTTTAGCAAGTCTGTTTTGATTATGCATAAAACTATTGTTTCTTGTTGCTGCTGTCACCTTTATTATGGAAAAAGGTTCCAGAATACAATTCGGTTAGCAAAATTTGCCCTTGTGCTTGTGGCCAAATTAGTGTTCTAACATTCCTCTATTGactttattttttgaaatcatggaGGTGTGACTTTGAAGACATTCTCTTAGAGATGGACCGTATTTTGCGGCCAGAAGGCGCTGTTATTCTGAGGGACGACGTAGACGTGCTAATTAAGGTGAAGAAGATAATAGGAGGTATGAGATGGGACTTTAAATTGATGGATCATGAAGACGGCCCCCTTGTTCCCGAAAAA
Coding sequences:
- the LOC132626089 gene encoding probable methyltransferase PMT2, which gives rise to MANKSSGDNRTRTSVSILIVAGLCCFFYLLGAWQRSGIGKGDNIALAVTKSGQNCNILPNLNFETSHGGQAGSIDDSQTEIKEFKPCHPRYTDHTPCQDQKLAMKFPRENMIYRERHCPPPEKKLRCLIPAPKGYVTPFPWPKSRDYVPYANAPYKSLTVEKAIQNWIQYEGNVFRFPGGGTQFPQGADKYIDQLASVIPIQNGTVRTALDTGCGVASWGAYLWKRNVIAMSFAPRDSHEAQVQFALERGVPAVIGVLGTVKMPYPSKAFDMAHCSRCLIPWGAADGILMMEVDRVLRPGGYWVLSGPPINWKTNYKAWQRPKKELQEEQRKIEEIAKRLCWEKKSQKGETAIWQKSMDADSCRSGKEDSEAALCKSADPDDVWYNKMEACVTPSKGNGDDKGLKPFPERLFAIPPRIANGLVSGVSVEAYLEDNKNWKKHVSAYKKINKLIDTGRYRNIMDMNSGLGGFAAALQSPKLWVMNVMPTIAEKNTLGVVYERGLIGIYHDWCEAFSTYPRTYDLIHANGLFSLYKDKCDFEDILLEMDRILRPEGAVILRDDVDVLIKVKKIIGGMRWDFKLMDHEDGPLVPEKILVAVKKYWTVGDNNSTSTR